GGCGGAAATCGCCTTGTCGTACTGCTGAGCCTCCACCTCCAGCCACACGTCCACCATAGCCGACTCCTCCAGGCTGCCCTCCCTCAGCAGGTCAGGGCCCGATGACTTGTACTTGCGCAGCACGTATCTTGAGATCGCTCTTGACTCTGATCCCCCAAGTGTCAGCAAACGAAGGACGGGTAAAGAGATACACACAGAAAGAGGGATGATGGCTCACCAAAAAGCATGAGATCTCCGTCCTCGAAGGCCGGCACCTGGCCGAAGGGCTGCCAAAATCACACGAGACGGCACATAAGAcgcgagagagagacagagagaggaacTCCCCAAAGGTAGAGACTTACGTTTCTGGCGACGTGGGGAGGGGACTTGTGCTCGCCGGTCGAGAAGTCGATGGGCACCAACTCGTACTCGGCCCCCATCTCCTCCAAGCACAGAAGCACGCGCACCGTGGCCGTCGACATCGCTGCTCCGTATACCTTCACCGccatgacctctctctctctctctcgctctctccctctctctcttccttaTCTCCTCTGCTTTCCTTCTCACAACGCACTCCGGATAAAGCTTTATGGAAGACGGGAGCGGTCAGTTCCACTCTTCACGCCACCTTGATTGCTTCCTTACGGCAGTAGTAATATCTTGATTATTCTAGTTTTTAACAATTGTGGTTGAGTCTGGCGTACGATTCCGCCCTCAGCAGTCGGTGCTTCGGCCACCTCGCCCAGATTGATCTCTTTCTACCATCGCTCAACTGCTCCACTCTCCCACATCGTCTCACACACAATTAATCAAACATGTAACACGCTACGAGAAAAATACGTCTTTATCCGGCTCTCGCATCGTTCATGTCGCACACAATTAGTCAAATACGTAACGTGCCGGGAGAAAAAGACGTCTGTCGGCTCGCACCTGCCACACCCAGTCCCGAGAGCACCGAAGAGGCACAAATCGACGCGCCTGTCGCGTCACTCCCGCAATAATTCAGCCGGGCGGGTACCACAGGGCACGTCGAGACATCGCATGCCACGTGTGGATGACGCTATCATGTCTATATTGCACATCAAATTTATCCGACCCACTTAAATTAGAGATAAATATCCATTTTAGTGATTTTTTAATACGTCGCTATATATGATTCAAATAAATATATAGCTAATTGAGGTTCAGATTGATAATATAAATATTCTAGGTAAATTATCAGAGTCACTTACTAAATGTCAACGATTCGAAACATTAAACGATTTTTTAAAAGATGTTAGATAATATAGTTAATCAAGACTTTGActatagataataataatatatataagagataatttatttagaaaatatttatattttggatGTTTCTTAAGTACTCTCACTTTATATTTCCTCAAATAATATCTCTAAtttaaaataaatctaaaatatatctcaaaaaaattttactctttttttaatcaattttatacagttatagtatttttaaatattatttatgatatttttattaagatactAAAAACACTTTAAACGCTACTAAAAATAATTGAcatcatatcattttttttaggTTTGTAGTTGGTTTGGATAAGGTTGAGTCTATTTTGATCATTTATAATGATTTTAATTAAGttttgtaataataataatattattattattatcattattataaattatttttatttttatttgttttaaattattatagATACTTATTTGAAtcaatatattaaataatttttaatatatttggaTTTTGTTTAGCCTATTTATAATATTGTAAGTAGACTTTATACTGTTTATGTTGtgatggaaaaaaaaagaaaaaacagtaTAGATCAAAACAATATAATAGGTGAAACTAAAGATATTGGTGACACTCCTGCAAGTGATTGGTTGAGGACCAGCGACAAAATATGATGACACTTATTGTCGGCAACGTGTCAAACGTCGGAATAGATAAATATGGAAGTGCTCCAAATAGTCGCACCACAATCTCCGAAAAGAGGATTAGAACGGCGTTTGGTACGCCTAGAGCTATATTTTAATCGTACCCTAAAGCTATATGTGTGTGCGCATGTGAGGTAACAGCGAAAAGGGCGCATCAAACCGTGGCCTTTACAGCCAAGAAGCCACTCGATTGTCTCGTCGATGTATTGAACACCAAAGGTGTGGAGTGGCTTCTTTCGTAAGCCAATCACAATGATGGCAGAGCCGTACCGCACACGCAGGCATGGCAAGAGACGACAAGGTTCGTTgcaccaaatttgaatcatcaatagtcACCTTAacataaaatattcatcaaatcatcaagAGTCACATTAAAATCTTCGGAGGAGTTCTCCTCAGCTTGGCACTTCACGGCTACGACTCGTATCTTTGCTTTAGTTCTAGTCCGAGATCTCAGCATATTCCACGGGTTTGAATcaccaaaatatatatatatatatagaggtgcTTTTGGAGGTATTTTGGAGAcggcttttgatgtcaaattttattgacacaaaaagggaagaaagggtagcaactattgttATCCCTTGGTCGAAAGCTACTTGCAGTCTTAGTTGAGAGCTTTACTTTACTGCTCTCGGCATGGCAAAAAGCAGCATGAATATAAGCAACATGGGTGCTCTCAATATATTGCATGGCAGCCTTTATAGCTAGGTTTCCTAGCTACAAGGGGCACCCCTAGCAATTAGGATTTTCTGGCCGTAAGAGTTGCCCTAGCAGCCAGGATTCTTGGCTGCCCAAGGCTACCCTATAGCCAAGGTTTCCTAACCACATAAGTCAACCTTGTGGCCTAGGATTCTTAGCCACAAGGGAGTTCTTAGTGGCTAAGATTTCCTATCCACTTAAGGGACTACTTGTCATATGGGGATACGTTATGGTAGGGTTCTAAAAATACTacagaataattaattaaataatttaattattcttatctagtagtcctatatggtgATGTGTATGTGTGATGTGGACGGATAATcatagaccatgtgatgtgtgtatacatatgatgtgatttttattattattggggcctgtaagcctccaatttatttatcatttattgtCGGACTTGTGTGcctgtgattaagttgtaattatatgAAGAGGCATAGTGAGAGCATAGAAACGATAATGGGACCCATAAGGTCGAGACGAATGATTGCAACGCATgcagatgccgacggaaccgacgatgacgagatggatgatcacagggcatggagatacaccgatatacacatagatcatgatgtgagtgattgagccCACTAGCTCGGCCCTGATCATATTaagatgtggtccatgatcatctggtgtgattgcttatgtgatgtgtgattgcttatacacctaatatGCACAcacattatatgtatatacacatatatatgtatacatatatatatatatacatatatatgtatacatatatacatatatatatacatagatatatatacatatatacatatatatgtatatatatatgtatacatgtatacatataaatacatgtatacatgtatacatatatatacatgtatacatataaatacatgtatacatgtatacatatatatacatgtatacatatatatatatatatgtatacatatatatatatatatttatatatatatacatatatatacatatatacatatatatacatatacatatatatacatatatatacatatacatacatatatatatatatatatatatatatatacatacatatatatatatatatatatatatatatatatatatacatacatatatatatatatatacatatatatatatatatacatatatatatatatatacatatatatatatatatacatatatatatatacatatatatacatatatatatatatatatatatatatatatatacatatatatatatatatatacatatatatatatatatatatatatatatatatatatatatatatatatatatatatgtatgtgtgtgtgtatacatatatatatttatatatatatatatacatatatatatatacatatatacatatatacatatatacatatatatacatatatatatatatatacatatatatatatatagccggtgctttttttttttgtgcttatGTTGAGTTCTCTTTTTAAATCGTGATACtatttttaaattcaaatatCAATTAATGTACGAAAAACACTTTCAAACTTCATTTTACTAACTCCAGATAGTAAATCTTGAGCAACAACGGAACAGGGGAGACAAGAAAATGGAACGAGAGTGCAGATGGTCTGATGTCGCTAGAGAGGCCGGTGCTGGAGCACAAGAAGAACAAATTTGGTATAAGATAAAATCTCATCAATTATTGTGATCACTTTGGAATGAACAcgagaaagaaaaatagaaagagatttaaaaaaaaaaaaaggaagaaaagaaatgacTGAACTGAGGGATTCTACAGGCTTAGTGAAGATCGCATTGACTTGTAAGCAACAGATGATGATAACGAATAGCTATTATGGACGGTTATGGCTTTTAGGGGGAGTTGAGATTTATTTCTCCGGTGGTGGGCTTCCAGCAAGCCAACCCCATAATCCACCCGAATCTTGCCTCTGCTTAGCACTCAGAGCTTCCTGTTCAGAAGCTGCCTTCTGCCGTCGAAGCAACTCAACTTCCTTCTCTAGCGCTTCCATCGCTTGTAACTTCTGTCGTAGTTCTGCGACATCAACCTGTCGGCAATAATATTCCAACCATTAGGTACTTGCAGCCTTTGTAGACTTAACACTCCCGAATGAAATATTATAGTTTACAATGCAGTCACAAAAGAGAGAAGcaatgtatttcatatgtatgGATTTCAGTTAACAAGTAGAacacataaaaaaggaaaaaacaagACTACAACATCAACTATTTTGCACAGTATATAGTGGAAGAAATGGTTTCCAAaagggaaagaagaaaaagaaacttcCATCTTATGTTTCCTTGAGCTGTAAAAGATAACACTAACATAAATTTTCTTTAATTCAATGGATTACTCAAAACTAATTGCACCTTGTGTCCTAAGTGTCGATGGTACCACAGAAGTAATCTGTCTGCTTGCTGAAGTAGACTCATGCACTCGTGCCTTCTATTACACATCTAGATCCCTTGACATGTAATCCTTCATCAAATACATCAATCACATGGATCTCAATATCAAGTTTGACCCCATGATGCGTACCAAGTATTACTGGTATAACTTCATCTACATGCAAATATCCAATATACTGATGCAGGCccaaaaaaatcttaatttaatACCATGTCCTTGGTTTAAACCAATGTCACAATAGATGAGTCACCTGCACAGCAAACAAGCCCTAGAGCACATCTCTGATTTGTCACCTGCACCATCATAATGACACATACCTAcatatttaaagatttgcaaTATGTATATTCAAATATGAATACCAAATATTTCTACATGTGCAGTACACACATCTATTGTTGTTTGAGCTAAGATACTCTGTAGGAgtcattttttttaaactaattgctTCTATTAACGAGGATTGTTCTTGAaaatagtgatttaaaaagcgctaggcgccaaaaggcactAAGGTCCCAAAACACTTGAGGCACTCGCTCAAACGAAACAAgacactctaaaatattaaaatataaaaaatatataatataattaacaaaGGGATAAAATATATCACCAACAATGGAAAGTGGGAAGAGAAGTAACGGTGAGAAGTTGGCAGTAGCAGCGGTGGAGGATTAGTCTAAGATAGTTGTGGCAGTGTTGTGAACGACAATAGCAACAACGGCGGAAGCAGCAGACAACAGTTGCAGCAGAAGCAGCGGGAGAAAGATCGGTGACAAAGGAAGACTCGATCAGCGATAGAGGAAGATTGTGTCAGAGGCAGCAGGAGAAAACGCTACGGTTGGCTCAGGGTCGTGCGAGCGTGAAGGGCAACTTTTGAGGTAAGAAActgcgttagttggttcaatcaaaccaactaattaCTATTGAACCGAACTAGACTTAAAAGTCTGGTTTGATTACCTTATATGAACcgggcgctcgctcgaagcgctCGGTAGCTAGGCTCGGGCAAGCGCCCAAGCAGCGCCTCATTGAAGGGCGCCGCCTGGTCCACACATGAGCTGCTggggcctcgcctcacccgagcgcctatttaaatcactgcttgAAAATGCCTCCAAATTGTATTGTCATTGCTATGGAAATTTCGAGGAATATTGAAATGCTAATTTCTCATGAACAGTATTTAACTTCTACAACACAAAATGTTCTGGATGACCCAAAAGATAATTGGGACGATTGCACTAAAAGTTTGCCACTTGGGCTATCACATAGGCATCTTTTGCCTGGCTATAGGATTGGTCCATTGCCTAGGCTGTTTCACAACTATGGTTTGAACAAAAAAAATGATGGATGATTGTTCATAGGACTTCATTGCTTGACTATTGCTTCATTGCCTTCATTGCAGTCTGTGCATTTGCCTTGGTGTCATTCTTTGCTATGGCTTTACTTTAACAGGCTGTTGATTCATCCTATTGAtcaacaatgccaacataacctttGTTCGTTGTTCAGCTATTTATTGTATGCATAAATTTATCTAAGGCATAAATTTTCGATCTTATGAACTCAtgttccccacccccccccccccacccgccCAACCCCCGATCTGCCATATATATTCAAAATAACAATCATCTTATCTCAGCTTCTGTACTCAATAGCAAtgcaaaaaatattatctttttatcattttaaacaTGGCAATAATGAAATCAAATCAAGGATTTGAAGCAGGTAAGAATTCTTAATAAGCATCTGCTCCAAAATTATGTTTTAGAGATTGGTTTTTAAAGGATTCACTGGTTGCCATCCTAACatagaaaacaaagaaaatataCAGCTTATGTAcaaaaatctagaaagaaatcataCATTACTAGTCCATATTCCAAAGAATACAAAGAGTCAATTACAAACAAGGAACAAGtagtaaaaaaaaatctagatAAGAAAGAGGATGCAAGTAGGTAAATCTGGTCAACTGAAGTCGTATCTTtagtttatcttttttaggagcaAGAAATAAATTTTTAAGTGAAGTAACCAAAGCATAGGTAAATATTGAAGATGTTAAAGCAAGGTTTAAGAGTAACGGTGAGAATACAATATCTACATAAAGAAAGAATACTAGAGAAGCTAAACATCATTCTTTTAAATTCATGGAAATTTTCAAGGTGTTTAAACAAAAAAAGGAACTCCTACAAAGGGCTTAGACATTATCTGGATTCTTAAATGCATAAACTATAGTTACTTATTCACTAATCATATGATCCAAGATAGACTCCTaagatggagataataattccaaTCACATTCACTATTCTAAAATTTTCAACGAAGTGAATGCAAGTACAATAACAAGAAATTTAAATCCCTAATCTATTATCATTTACCACAATTGTACATCATGATGGTTTATAGCTTGAAGCAATATATTTGCAAGTTATCATGCAAATACATTGACTAACACCACAAACTGCTGCCTATGCATTTTGAAGATATTACTTCCTCGAAGTTGATAAAATTTAAGATGTGCATGTGCATACCAATTCTAGATGTGATTTACCACTTAGCTCATGCAAGTGTGATAGGTTAAGGCAAAAGTGTGATAGGTTCTGGAACTTACAAAGGAACAAAAGTGGATCAAAACATCCAAACTGATAAGTTATCAGTTAATTCGCATGCATACCTCAAGTTTAAAGCACCTTGACTGTTCAGCAGCAAGCTGACTACGAACGGACTGAAGCTCCTGCATAGTccagaaataatatataatttatttatgctAATCATTTTATCTTCAGATAAATATCTATTTTGATAAAGAACAGATATGAAGCTTGCCTTTGTGAGTTCAGTGTTTCTAGACTCAGCTTCAGCTAGCTCTTGCTTAATTTGGAGATTCTGCAATTGCTCTTTGTTAAATGTTGATTCTAGTTCTTCTTTCTCTGCCTTCAGGCTTTCCACAATTCTTTCTATTGTTTCTTCATTTCTAATATTCTGAAAAGTTCAAGGGAAGTTAGACGATAACTATGTTGAAAACATCATATAAAAgagaaattaataaaaatcttatttcacaattctaaatgactttcaaaatttattattcACCCAGAAAACAGTTATACATACAATGCTACCAGCCTACCACTATATATGAAAATAATTTAGCTATGCTATAAATTTGATTAAGGAATCCAGCAAGGAATGGAAAACAATTTAGCTATTCTATAAATTTGGCAATTAGTTTCAGTTTTTATGTATAAGCTGATGCTAATCAATTAAAAAGTTCACAGAGAGGAAACTTTTCATGTTACATCCCTACCAGCTCTGAATCACCATTGTCCATCTCAATTTCCTTTATCTTTTTATCTTGAGCTCCTTCAATCTCAGGTTCCATGTCCCTACTTGTATTTGTTGTTGGAAGCACTGCAGCAATGGTGTCTGACACAGGCCCATCTATCATCCTCGACTGCAGATCTGAGATGTGGCTTGGTTTAAGAACATAGACCTAACCAACCAGAAAATTTGCATGAATACAACTCAAGCAGCCAAAACACCAGAATAGACAAAACAAACATAAATTGAAACTTAGGTTTACCTCATTGCTATAACGCCCATTATAACCTCCAAATGACACAAGAAAATCTTCTCCCTTGTAGGTGCTTGTTACCAAGCTTAAACCCTAAAAATGTAACTCTCAACATTAGTAATTTCCTCTTCAGAAACATTCACTACTGTAATCATGTACAACAGGATGCCTTTCtacatttaaatttataaaaaaaagaagaaacagttCCTCTTCTCAGTCATATGATGCTAACTGACAAATAAAGTGAGCTCACAGTTAATGAGTTCCTATAATCATTTGCATTCGCTGAACATATAATTTTTAGTCAATCATAAGGTGCAACCATTCAGTAAGTAAAGACAGTGAACATATTGTGCAAAACCTTATTCCAGAAAAGCTCATTCATGATTAAACTATTATATATCAGAATTTCCACTGCTATAATAAAATAACAGTATTGTTGCAGTTCCATCAACTAATAAGAGTTATATCAGAGGTCACTGCAATTTATTATTGACTTGTTTAGCAAGTTCATTTTTTTCGCTTTCCTCTTTGGTATGCTTCAATAACCTCAGTGGAGAAATTAAACAGTTGACATCCAATTACAAACATCGAGAGTTGATTAACAGATATAAACATCTCACTAAAATTAGTTCCTACACTATTCCAcaagagaataaaaaattaaaccaTACTTTGtctaattaataataattttattgcaTTTCTTATATGACATGATATCCTTCAGTTTGTTTGATCATAATCCAGAAGGTTATCAATTCTAGGAAGTCATAGTAAAATGCaatcaataaataaaatttacATGCTTAGGCGGTTAGGCCATTTTAAACAACAAATTATTGACAATTGATGCTCCAGAATATCTCCATAAAATACATtcactaaaaatatataaaataaaataaatttttatgcaTGTTATCAGACATTGTTTACCTTAATCAATACATGCATTTTTTATCTTATCTTTGTTCTCACCCATTATGAAGTATAAGCAAATCTAATTAATCACCAAAGTTACATATGGTCATGATATATACTGTTATAGCATTGCATGGATTGTGTctgtcatatttttgcatttatctCATACAGCTATTAGTAACAACAAAGTTAACGTTAAGTTGGAAGCAGTTTTTATTATCATCTAGATATGAATTTCAGAGCCACAAACGTGTAGCATCTATCAACCCTATGAAAACTGACTAGCCAAAAAGATGAGTGTACCTCACTAGCAAGGGGCACACGTCCTTGAACAGTGGTGACAACTGACCAGACTAATGTGGCCATATTCAGAACAAGTGTCTCAGAGATCCCTGGAAAAAGAAGGCATGAGCTCTAAAtttagaagaatagaaaaaagaaaacccACAATCTTTCTACTTCAAAAGTGAACATTATTCTATCATTCACTTAAATATACAATCAGTGAAAATCCATTCAATCAAACAACAACATGGTGTTAAGTTGTTAACAGTcatgattttttgcattcataatgTAAAATAATGTAATGTATTAAATCCATAATTGTACACAACAGGaagaaaaaccaaaaaagaaaataatgaccAAATTCTAGTCAAATTAATGCTTCAAAGTTCAGTGTTAGAAAGCAAAATTAAATAATGACCAAAATATGCTTATCCGGACCAGAATCAGGATTCCATGTAGACAATTCATTTTAAAGTTCAGTGTTAGAAAGAAAAATTAGATAAACTGACAGAGCTAAATAGGTACATCCAGTTTGATACGATTTATTTGGTCAATGTTGCAAACATTCAGTTTCTCATTAACAAGACCAAACCAACCAAATCACTCATTAGAAAGTAGATTAAATCAGACTGAACAACCTGGCACTCTTTATGATGCTTTCGTctttgatattttcatactcaAATAATTATTTAGAATTAGCCTTTCTATTTTCCAAAACCTTTTGACTACCTTATTCATGACTTTAGCTTCATTCACCATATTGCTTTATCTAATTATAACTATGTAGCATGTTGTTTGAAGTTTGAACTGGAGCTTCAGAAAGAAAGTTCATATGCCAACTAGATCGGAAACAAAGTCTTGGATAGAGCAAGCGTGCACAACCTATCACTTCAAGAATGTTCGTTTTAAAAACAAATAAAGGCATGATATAGGAAACAAAATAGAAGTTTTACAAACATACCATTCATATTATTACCACCTCCAGCAATGAACCAGTTTTCCCCCACGGTTACACCAGCATGGCCAGCTCGTGGGCCGGGAGTCACACCCTGCTGCTTTGGTCTTGACCATTCCATCTGCAAAAggtcaaattaaaaaataaatgttaACAAAGATTTTAACCCATTATCTTTGTGTCATAACATCTAAAAAAAGAAGTTGCTCTTACAGTCTGCAAGTCAAGGACATGAAGATCATTAAAGCATGTGGCATGAGATCCACCACCAAAAATTAAAAGGTACCGATCTGCATGGCAAGCAGCAGCATGGTCCGATCTTGGGGCCGGAGGTGTACCACTAAAACACAATAAAGAGAGAATTAACAGAGAAACATTTAATTGGATTGTTCATAATCACATAATTACGATGGTAATCTAATAGAACAAAATTCACAAGACAGCTTTGTGCTTAAAAGAGATGAACATTGAACAGACCTAATGTTAGCATTAAGAGTTCAAAACTTAGAATGAGAGAACAATATCATGAAATGTGATTGTGTGTATCTTGAAGCATTCCTCCTTTCCAAACTTAAAAACTGGTGAGTTATATGATGAAGTCACATCTAACTAAATGTTTCCTATACCAATGAACTTGTGTAAAGATCTCACGATGTCTGTCAAATGCACGTAAATTACATGTTTCCACACGGAGAAAAACTATTACCACTACCAAGTAATTTAGGTCTACAAATTTCTTACTAATAGTCATTAATCAATGCCTTCACTAGAAGTTACATGTCAGAAGACAAGTCAAAACTATTCTCAGTGAAGCAGAATGCTATATTAAATACAGTCAGCAAGATATGGTGTACTATATGATGAAGGCAATTAATGAAGGTCTTAACAAGCAAAGAATGACCTTCAGATGTTCCCTGCATGCACATCATTTTTATAAAGATTCTGGAAAAGGTTAAGAATCACAAAAGATTTAAGTACATCAATTAGATTCATTAAATATCAATCATAGTGACTTGGTGAGGATCTGGTTCACAcattacaagaaaaagaaaatcacACATGATATCCCTAAGGTCTCAAGAGTTAACTAGGAGTATGGTTGGTGTATTGGAGGTCTTCAGAGAGACATAAAGATAGTCATTAATTTAAATACTATCAAGATAGATGCCAGATTAAAAGGCATCTCAATTGATATATAAACAAAGATAAGATTGTCTACTGTAGCTGCCAATAACAGGTATGAACCATGAGTTTGGTACACATTGTGCACACAGTGTCTTTACATCCTGTATACTGATACAACAAACACACTGGCATCCAGGCACTTCAATACATGTATGGAACTTAAAAAGAACCCCACTGATTTCATTAATAGTTGCCCTTTTAACATGATTTACGAATTTTAGTGATAATGAATACATAAGCAACACAATCTCTTATATGTAACTGTATACATAAGGTGAAAGAAGCAACAATACGTCAACTTTGCAGATTACTTGAATACATCAGGAATTAAAAGCAAATGAGAAATACATTCATGAACTTtaaatatatgtcaaaagaaattatatatgtatatatgcacaaATAGTTGAAGTAGTACTTCTGTAAAACTAGCTCAAAAGAACTTGCAACTAGTGTTGGAGCTAAGATTATTTTACAAAGGGAAAAGAAACAAGCACTTAATAGGGAAAACAACTTCGGGCAAGTAtgcacataaaaaaaaattaaagaaagacTAAGTTCCAGATGCTCGTAATGCAGGGAATTTAAATATTACAATAGAATTTTGTTGTCTATGTGAACACCAAACAATTAAAATGTCAAAACTACTGCTATATATATATTGTACACCAACGAAATCATAGCATGACACAAAGGTGCATGTCTTTTGTGGTGCCTTGCTAGTGGAAATTGATGTAACATGCATCATGCTAGTTCAAGGCATTGATGAGCATGCATCCATCTTTTACCTAGCAGAGTCACAGGCCTTAACTTGAACCTGGTACAAGCTGACGCAAGCACAACATGGTTCAACATTCAAAGTTCATACATGATTAAACATGCTAGGCACATAAAACATTCTTATAAACAATTGAATTTCCTATTCAAAATGAATTACAACCCTTATTTGTTACAGTCATAAAttaaagataatgatgaaacacTGATGACTTTGATTAGTAGTTGCCAGCAATGATGAATatattaagtatatatatatgagaatgaAAATAGTCGGATTTCATGTTCATGCAAGTTTTctacttttttcttttgttttaacATGCATACAAAAATGAAGAGTTAACTCTGGAAAGGCCATGAGATCAAGTTAAGGAGGAAA
This Musa acuminata AAA Group cultivar baxijiao chromosome BXJ1-2, Cavendish_Baxijiao_AAA, whole genome shotgun sequence DNA region includes the following protein-coding sequences:
- the LOC135597015 gene encoding probable glutathione S-transferase GSTF1, coding for MAVKVYGAAMSTATVRVLLCLEEMGAEYELVPIDFSTGEHKSPPHVARNPFGQVPAFEDGDLMLFESRAISRYVLRKYKSSGPDLLREGSLEESAMVDVWLEVEAQQYDKAISAIYIETVIKPVFFGGVPDEKVVAESAAKLGKVLDVYEARLSKSKYLAGDFLSFADLSHIPYTHHIVAGPQASLFESRPHVKAWWESLASRPAYKKVTTGTPTS